Part of the Leptospira ellinghausenii genome, AGCAAATATTAAAGTCGAATCAGAATGGGGGAAAGGAACAACTTTTATGATAACTTTTCCAAATCCTATTGAGGAGACTCGTTGAGAAAACCTAAATTACTATACATCGATGATGAAGTAATTAATTTATATCTTTTTCGAGAGATGTTTCGAAAGGATTTTGAAGTATTAATAGCTGGTTCTGGGGAAGAAGCTTGGGAAGTGTTTCTAGAAACAAAAGAAATCAAGTATGTGATCAGTGACATGCGCATGCCTGGCATGAGTGGCCTTGAATTTATTAAAAGAGCCAAGTTAGAACGCCCAAATGTTATTTTTTGTTTGTTAACTGGTTATGATTTAACGAAAGAAATGCTGAGAGCGATTGAAGAAAAACAAGTAGCTTGTTATTTTTCAAAACCATTGGACCCTGCAGAGATTCGTCAGTTTTTCTCTGCAGGCGATGTGGAGTAAAATAAATTTATTTATTTTTAAATTCGATTTCCACAACTCCACGTTTGGAACTGTTGATGTTAAGTGTTTTACTACTCAAAAAACGGAAACTAGAATCCTTTTTGTACATGAGCTCTTCTGCAAACATCGATTCTTTTCCTGGGTAAGTGAGTTCCCATTCTGATCCATTCATTTCTGTTTTCCGATCATTGATTTGTTTTACCGATGTGTATTCCATCAAATCGTTTTTGAAATTGATTGCATCTTCCAAAGCAAGTCCTTTGAACTTTAAGATCACAGTGTTTTGTTCTGTGAGTTTAAACCATTCGTCTTTGATTTGTTTTCCCACTTTTACAGAAACAAGGTTTGCCCAATCTTTCACAGCTTGTTCTCTGGAAACTTCTTGTGTGATGTCAGCACCTCGGCCTTCCAAACTTCCTGATCCAAAGATTTTTCCATCACCCCATAATTGGATGATGCGGTAGGGGCCTGTTGCTGCAGAACTTAAAAAATCTGTTTTTTTACCACCAGGTAATACTACTGGTTTTTGGTCAGTGGTTGTCACTTTTGCAATGATCAAAACTTCCGCACCTGAGTCTTGTGCCAGAGTGAGAAGTGGGCTACCTTCTTCTACAGAGGTAAGATCAAGTTTGGCAAGGCTTGGATTTTTTTTGAGGAGGGCAGTGAGTTGGGAACTATCCACAACTTTATTCCCTTTGGCACGGAGTTTTTCAATCAGTTCCGCCTCGGCAATATTAGTTGCTGATCCAATGGGATAAGATTTTCCATTCACAACGGTTTGCACGAGGACAGCAATCCTTGGGTTTCCTACATCATCAAGGAGAGCATCCACAGCTGTAGAAAGTTTTGTTGCTTCTACTTCACAACGGACATTGAGACGGATCATGTCTTGGGTGTCCAATTTCCATTGTTCTTCACTGATGATGTCGTATTTTTTGACAAAACTATCGGTTTTCCCGTAGAGTTTGGATCCTAGGGATTGCCCATCAGAAACTCCAGACTTTTCTGTGATTTGTTCACCCACTAGTTTACGGATGGCATTGAGTTTTGCATCTTTGAGTGCCTTGTTACGGGCTAGGGCCAAGTCTCCTTGGTAAATGGGAGCCTCTCCCATTGCAGTGACCACATTGTCAGGTAAAGACGGGTTTTTTTGCGCGGAATTGGACCCAGCACATGCCAAGATGGTGAGGACTAGAATCCCAGTATAGGGAGCAATTCGAAGTCGATGAAGCATGAAGGACATTTCTCCTTGAAGATTTGCTATATTATAGAAACATATACTTACATGACCAATTACTTTTTTAGGTTTTCTCTCTCGTTTCTTGTCCTTGCTTGCCAAGGGAACACGGTTCCGCAGTTTCGTGTTCACCCAATTGATTCTAAAGTTCGATTGTCCCAGGACATTTTTTACGAAAAAATCCTTCCTACCATGGCGGGAAAAAAATTGATGCTTGCGACAAACCCTTCTGGAATTGGAACAAATCCAAAAAAGATCATCTCATCTCTCGAAAAACACAAAATAACATTAGAACATTTGATTGGTTTGGAACATGGGTTTCTTGGTTTAGAGGAAGAATTTAGCCAAACTCCTGTTACTATGGACTCAACTTTTAATCGTCCTCTCTATCATATTTATCGAATCAAAGATTCCGAACTAAGAGACTTAGTGAAGGAAGTGGATTTTGTTTTATTTGATGTGCAAGATGTGGGGATGCGTTGTTACACCTATTTAAGTGTACTCAAACGTCTGATGGATGCATTAAAAAATACAAAAACCAAACTCATCGTTCTCGATCATATCCATGTGGCGATGCACCTTCCACCTATGGGAGAAAAGATGAGTCCTAAACACCTAAACTTTGCAGGAGAATTTCCTTCCTTACTCATTACGGGGATGACAACTGGAGAAGCTGCCCTTTTTTATAATAAGGAATATTTAAAAGAAACTGTGGATTTGGATGTGATTCCAGTGGAAGGTTATAAACGTGGGATGTACTTTGAAGATACAGGGATCCCTTGGACAACACCTTCACCTAACTTACCAATGGTGGATTCTGCAAGGAATTATTTATCTCTTGTGTTACTCGAAGGCGTGAATATATCAGTCGGACGAGGAACCCAAGCGCCTTTTGTGTATTTTGGTGCACCATGGATGACAAATCCGGAAGAACTTGCTTCAAAACTAAGTGCCATCGGCAACAAATCGTATTATTTTTCAACCGTGTATTTTAAGCCCACCTTTGGTCCCCATAAAGGAAAAATTTGTTCTGGTTTACGGATGAATTTAGTTAGACCCGATTATGATCCTATGTTACTTGCGTATGAACTCATTCGGCTTATGAAAGAAACGTATCCAAATGATTTTAAATGGAGTAAAGGTTCTACAAACCACTGGGTTGACCAATTATGGGGGAATGATCATTTTCGTTCTGCCATCAACGATGGAAAAACCTATGTTGAGTTTCATAATACGTATCTTAGTGATGAAGAAAAAGAACGAAAAAGAATTGAGCCCTACTTAATCTACTAAGGATCCAAAATGAAGTTTAAATTCACTTTTTTATTAGCCATTACTGTTTTGTTAGGTGTGGTTTACGCATCGGAAACCAAAATCAAACAAATACCCAAACAAAAAACGGCAAAAGTATTAAAGTCTGTCGCCTATGCAACCATACGTTCCACCGTAATGGTAACTCATACAAAATTTGATGAAAAAGAAGTCACTTACCAATCCTGTTCCGATGATTTTCCAAACATGCCAGGAGACTTCCCATGTAATTTTTTGGATGTAACAGGGACTACCGAGCAAGTGGAAACCGAGTCCGAAGTGAGTGACGCAGAATTTGCAACGGGAAGGGATCCTGAAGATTTGAACCCAAGTGGAAAAATCCAAATCAAAGTATCCAAGGAGAAGTCACGAAATTTAAATGGGACAGTGATTTACCTTGGTGAAGGTGAAAACCAATTGTCTCTTTTTTATTCACCCAAAGGACAAATCTCACATTACCTGTACCAAAAAATGATAGTGATCTTTGTATGGAAGAAAACAGAAGAATCACCATCTCTTGCCCAACTTTATTTTGTGAAAGTGAATGATGAATTTTTTCCAGAAGAAGTGAAGGAATTTACTTTTTAGCCCATGCCAAGTTTCCAAGGTTATGTTCGTAAGATGTCCCATAAAGGGACAAAACCTGTATCCTATTTTTGGGAATACGCAAATTATTCTGAGGACAAAAAAACAAAAACAATTGAAGGAAAAGAACTAACCTCAGATGTACCAATCGAATCCTTTCTTGGTAAAAAAATTTCGCTTATCACAAATGATGAAATTCGCTGTATGCACTGCGGAAAAAAAACTAAAAAGTCATTTAACCAAGGTTATTGTTTTGTTTGTTTTTCAAAATTAGCAGAAAATGATCTTTGTATCATGCGCCCGGAAACATGCCACCATCATAAGGGAACTTGCCGTGATGCTGAATGGGGGAATACTCATTGTTTTAAAAAACACATTGTGTACTTTGCCAATTCCAGTGGTATGAAAGTTGGAATCACAAAAGAAAATCCTGTCACAAACCGTTGGGTGGACCAAGGTGCTAAGTTCGGAATCCCAATTTTGGAAGTGAGTTCGAGAAGGGACGCAGGTATTTTAGAACATTTTCTCAGCCAATTTTTACCAGATAAAACATCCTGGCAAAAAATGGTAGCAGGAGATCCGGGAATCATTGATCTCAAAAAAGAAGCTGTCAAATTTTTAAACCATTTAGAAAAAAATGAATTTTTTTCTCCCATCGAAACCAAACAAAAGTTAATCTGGAAACCAATCCTTACAGAAGAAATGATGGAAATCGAATACCCGATTTTATCTTATCCTTCTAAAATTAAATCTTTAAAACTCACAAAAGAAACACCAGTTGTTGGAACCCTAGTTGGGATCAAGGGTCAATACTTATTATTTGAAACTGGAGTCATCAATATAAGAAGTTTAGGTGGTCTTTGGATTGAATTCTCCGCCTAACTTCATTCCATTAGGAAATCAATATACCACCCGTATCTTATTTGAATGTGAGGATTTTTTACTCGCAGAAAAACCGGAAGGAATTCCTGTCCATGAAACAAAAGACCCAAATCGATTGGACTTTACTCGTTTACTTGCAAATCATTTACAAATTCCTGAACTAAGGACTGTCAATCGATTGGATCTTGGTACGAGTGGAATTGTCTTACTCGGAAAAAATAAAGACAAAAACCTGGAACTAGACCAGTTATTAAAAAGTGCAGAAAAAACCTATATTTTTTTATGTGATGGGATTCCAATTAAGAAAGAATACCGGATGGAATGTTTTATCAAAGATGGAAATAAACAAGTCAGTATCGTAAGGAGTGGTGGTAAAAAAGCAATCACAGAGTTTACCATCCTTGATTCCGATGAAAAAATGAATGTATCATTTGGACTTGCAAAAATATTAACTGGAAGAAGGCACCAAATTCGTGTTATGCTTTCTTCTTTGGGTTTTCCTGTCCTTGGAGATACCTTGTACGGGAAAAAAGAGAAGGGAGAAAAACGAATGTATCTCCATGCGTATCGATTTTCCTTTACTGACTTACAGGGCCAAAATCATATGGTAGAGACAGGTCTTCCTTCTGATTGGATAGTACGAATGCCCTCAATTTCTAAATCTCAAATTCCTTCGGCAAATCAAATCCACTATGAATCGTGATCCATTTCTTCTGTTTCTAAAAGAACAAAAACTCTATAAAAATCTCACGTCTGTTTCTAAATTGATCTCGATTAGTTTTTTAGTAATTTATTTGTATTTATTGTTTAGCTCTCGTTATACGGCAAGTCCCTTAATTGTAGTGATCAATTATTTGGCCATTTTTACTGGATTTTCTGGTTTGATTCGGTTTAAGTACTTTGAAATTCCAAGTATAT contains:
- a CDS encoding response regulator, which translates into the protein MRKPKLLYIDDEVINLYLFREMFRKDFEVLIAGSGEEAWEVFLETKEIKYVISDMRMPGMSGLEFIKRAKLERPNVIFCLLTGYDLTKEMLRAIEEKQVACYFSKPLDPAEIRQFFSAGDVE
- a CDS encoding lipoprotein LipL46; this encodes MLHRLRIAPYTGILVLTILACAGSNSAQKNPSLPDNVVTAMGEAPIYQGDLALARNKALKDAKLNAIRKLVGEQITEKSGVSDGQSLGSKLYGKTDSFVKKYDIISEEQWKLDTQDMIRLNVRCEVEATKLSTAVDALLDDVGNPRIAVLVQTVVNGKSYPIGSATNIAEAELIEKLRAKGNKVVDSSQLTALLKKNPSLAKLDLTSVEEGSPLLTLAQDSGAEVLIIAKVTTTDQKPVVLPGGKKTDFLSSAATGPYRIIQLWGDGKIFGSGSLEGRGADITQEVSREQAVKDWANLVSVKVGKQIKDEWFKLTEQNTVILKFKGLALEDAINFKNDLMEYTSVKQINDRKTEMNGSEWELTYPGKESMFAEELMYKKDSSFRFLSSKTLNINSSKRGVVEIEFKNK
- a CDS encoding exo-beta-N-acetylmuramidase NamZ family protein translates to MTNYFFRFSLSFLVLACQGNTVPQFRVHPIDSKVRLSQDIFYEKILPTMAGKKLMLATNPSGIGTNPKKIISSLEKHKITLEHLIGLEHGFLGLEEEFSQTPVTMDSTFNRPLYHIYRIKDSELRDLVKEVDFVLFDVQDVGMRCYTYLSVLKRLMDALKNTKTKLIVLDHIHVAMHLPPMGEKMSPKHLNFAGEFPSLLITGMTTGEAALFYNKEYLKETVDLDVIPVEGYKRGMYFEDTGIPWTTPSPNLPMVDSARNYLSLVLLEGVNISVGRGTQAPFVYFGAPWMTNPEELASKLSAIGNKSYYFSTVYFKPTFGPHKGKICSGLRMNLVRPDYDPMLLAYELIRLMKETYPNDFKWSKGSTNHWVDQLWGNDHFRSAINDGKTYVEFHNTYLSDEEKERKRIEPYLIY
- a CDS encoding LIC_11883 family protein; translation: MKFKFTFLLAITVLLGVVYASETKIKQIPKQKTAKVLKSVAYATIRSTVMVTHTKFDEKEVTYQSCSDDFPNMPGDFPCNFLDVTGTTEQVETESEVSDAEFATGRDPEDLNPSGKIQIKVSKEKSRNLNGTVIYLGEGENQLSLFYSPKGQISHYLYQKMIVIFVWKKTEESPSLAQLYFVKVNDEFFPEEVKEFTF
- a CDS encoding DUF2797 domain-containing protein — protein: MPSFQGYVRKMSHKGTKPVSYFWEYANYSEDKKTKTIEGKELTSDVPIESFLGKKISLITNDEIRCMHCGKKTKKSFNQGYCFVCFSKLAENDLCIMRPETCHHHKGTCRDAEWGNTHCFKKHIVYFANSSGMKVGITKENPVTNRWVDQGAKFGIPILEVSSRRDAGILEHFLSQFLPDKTSWQKMVAGDPGIIDLKKEAVKFLNHLEKNEFFSPIETKQKLIWKPILTEEMMEIEYPILSYPSKIKSLKLTKETPVVGTLVGIKGQYLLFETGVINIRSLGGLWIEFSA
- a CDS encoding RluA family pseudouridine synthase; the encoded protein is MNSPPNFIPLGNQYTTRILFECEDFLLAEKPEGIPVHETKDPNRLDFTRLLANHLQIPELRTVNRLDLGTSGIVLLGKNKDKNLELDQLLKSAEKTYIFLCDGIPIKKEYRMECFIKDGNKQVSIVRSGGKKAITEFTILDSDEKMNVSFGLAKILTGRRHQIRVMLSSLGFPVLGDTLYGKKEKGEKRMYLHAYRFSFTDLQGQNHMVETGLPSDWIVRMPSISKSQIPSANQIHYES